The Streptomyces sp. NBC_00224 genome has a window encoding:
- a CDS encoding MrpF/PhaF family protein yields MNGWLWAATVLLAAGFGPVVWAVASGPVGRRVVAQNFGTSAVCLVMLLLAQGYQRPSYTDLSLVLAVLGPVGTLVYARLLADDLSPRPPHTRVLTATAALATTAVVVAVCAATGPGRAMVKLLVTGALLVAGNVIASRAVSGGYQSAEAGSHG; encoded by the coding sequence GTGAACGGGTGGCTGTGGGCCGCGACCGTACTGCTCGCGGCGGGGTTCGGGCCGGTGGTGTGGGCCGTCGCGTCCGGGCCGGTGGGGCGCAGGGTCGTCGCCCAGAACTTCGGCACGTCGGCCGTCTGCCTGGTCATGCTGCTGCTCGCCCAGGGCTACCAGCGGCCGTCGTACACCGATCTCTCCCTGGTGCTCGCCGTGCTCGGCCCGGTCGGCACCCTGGTGTACGCACGGCTGCTCGCCGACGACCTCTCCCCCCGTCCGCCGCACACCCGGGTGCTGACCGCGACAGCCGCCCTCGCCACCACGGCGGTGGTCGTGGCGGTGTGCGCGGCCACGGGACCGGGCCGGGCCATGGTGAAACTCCTGGTGACCGGGGCGCTCCTGGTCGCCGGGAACGTCATCGCGTCCCGGGCGGTGTCGGGCGGTTACCAGAGCGCGGAGGCGGG